Proteins encoded within one genomic window of Gallus gallus isolate bGalGal1 chromosome 1, bGalGal1.mat.broiler.GRCg7b, whole genome shotgun sequence:
- the MGAT3 gene encoding beta-1,4-mannosyl-glycoprotein 4-beta-N-acetylglucosaminyltransferase isoform X1 has protein sequence MVLYSFREGNSTRLSIAGSTRRMKMRRHKLFLTLCMAGLCLISFLHFLKALSYVTFPRDLASLSPNLVSSFFWNNAPVTPQVSPEPGGAEFLRTPLYSHSPLLQPLPPSRASEELHKVEFVLPEDTTEYFVRTKAGGVCFKPGTKVLEKPPAGGRPEERVDGVASGRPARKPLSAGGTKRRKWVECVCLPGWHGPSCGVPTVVQYSNLPTKDRLVPREIPRRVINAININHEFDLLDVRFHELGDVVDVFVVCESNFTAYGEPRPLKFREMLLNGSYEYIRHKVLYVFLDHFPAGGRQDGWIADDYLRTFLTRDGVSRLRNLRPDDVFIIDDADEIPARDGVLFLKLYDGWTEPFAFHMRKSLYGFFWKQPGTLEVVSGCTMGMLQAVYATDGIRLRRREYYTMPGFRQYENSTGHILVQWSLGSPLHFAGWHCSWCFTPEGIYFKLVSAQNGDFPRWGDYEDKRDLNYIRELIRTGGWFDGTTQEYPPADPKEHMYAPKYLLKNYQQFHYLLENPYRKAEGAG, from the exons ATGGTCCTttacagcttcagagaagggaacaGCACCAGGCTCTCCATCGCTGGATCAACACGGAG GATGAAGATGAGACGCCATAAGCTCTTTCTGACTCTCTGCATGGCTGGTCTCTGCCTCATCTCCTTCTTGCACTTCCTGAAGGCCCTTTCCTATGTCACCTTCCCCCGGGACTTGGCTTCACTTAGCCCCAACCTCGTCTCCAGCTTCTTCTGGAACAATGCCCCCGTCACGCCACAGGTTAGCCCTGAGCCGGGGGGCGCAGAGTTCCTCCGCACACCCCTGTACTCCCACTCTCCCTTGCTCCAGCCCCTGCCACCCAGCAGAGCCAGCGAAGAGCTGCACAAAGTCGAGTTTGTGCTGCCGGAAGACACGACGGAGTATTTTGTCCGAACCAAAGCCGGTGGTGTCTGCTTTAAACCAGGTACCAAGGTGTTGGAGAAGCCACCAGCGGGAGGGCGGCCGGAGGAGCGTGTGGATGGTGTGGCCTCGGGGCGGCCCGCTCGCAAGCCGCTGAGCGCCGGTGGGACCAAGCGGCGCAAGTGGGTGGAGTGTGTATGCTTGCCGGGCTGGCACGGCCCCAGCTGCGGTGTTCCCACTGTGGTCCAGTACTCCAACCTGCCCACCAAGGACCGCCTCGTGCCACGGGAGATTCCCCGGCGGGTCATCAACGCTATCAACATCAACCATGAGTTTGACCTGCTGGATGTCCGCTTCCACGAGCTGGGAGATGTGGTGGACGTCTTTGTGGTGTGCGAGTCAAACTTCACGGCCTACGGAGAGCCACGGCCCCTCAAGTTCCGTGAGATGCTCCTCAATGGCTCCTATGAGTACATCCGCCACAAAGTGCTCTATGTCTTCCTGGACCACTTCCCTGCTGGTGGGCGCCAGGATGGCTGGATCGCTGACGATTACCTGCGCACCTTCCTCACCCGAGATGGTGTCTCTCGCCTCCGCAACCTGCGCCCGGATGACGTCTTCATCATCGATGATGCTGATGAGATCCCAGCTCGTGACGGCGTGCTCTTCCTCAAGCTCTATGATGGCTGGACGGAACCCTTCGCCTTTCACATGCGCAAGTCTCTCTATGGCTTCTTCTGGAAGCAACCGGGCACCTTGGAGGTGGTCTCAGGCTGCACTATGGGGATGCTCCAGGCTGTCTATGCTACCGATGGCATCCGTCTGCGGCGCCGTGAATACTACACCATGCCTGGCTTCCGGCAGTACGAGAACAGCACGGGACACATCCTGGTGCAGTGGTCGCTGGGCAGCCCCCTCCACTTTGCTGGCTGGCACTGCTCCTGGTGTTTCACCCCAGAGGGGATCTACTTCAAACTGGTGTCGGCCCAGAATGGGGACTTTCCCCGTTGGGGTGACTACGAGGATAAACGAGACCTCAATTATATCCGGGAGCTGATCCGGACTGGTGGCTGGTTCGATGGTACGACGCAGGAATATCCCCCTGCTGACCCCAAGGAGCACATGTATGCTCCCAAGTATCTGCTCAAGAACTACCAGCAGTTCCACTACTTGCTGGAGAACCCGTACCGAAAAGCGGAGGGTGCTGGTTGA
- the MGAT3 gene encoding beta-1,4-mannosyl-glycoprotein 4-beta-N-acetylglucosaminyltransferase, with the protein MKMRRHKLFLTLCMAGLCLISFLHFLKALSYVTFPRDLASLSPNLVSSFFWNNAPVTPQVSPEPGGAEFLRTPLYSHSPLLQPLPPSRASEELHKVEFVLPEDTTEYFVRTKAGGVCFKPGTKVLEKPPAGGRPEERVDGVASGRPARKPLSAGGTKRRKWVECVCLPGWHGPSCGVPTVVQYSNLPTKDRLVPREIPRRVINAININHEFDLLDVRFHELGDVVDVFVVCESNFTAYGEPRPLKFREMLLNGSYEYIRHKVLYVFLDHFPAGGRQDGWIADDYLRTFLTRDGVSRLRNLRPDDVFIIDDADEIPARDGVLFLKLYDGWTEPFAFHMRKSLYGFFWKQPGTLEVVSGCTMGMLQAVYATDGIRLRRREYYTMPGFRQYENSTGHILVQWSLGSPLHFAGWHCSWCFTPEGIYFKLVSAQNGDFPRWGDYEDKRDLNYIRELIRTGGWFDGTTQEYPPADPKEHMYAPKYLLKNYQQFHYLLENPYRKAEGAG; encoded by the coding sequence ATGAAGATGAGACGCCATAAGCTCTTTCTGACTCTCTGCATGGCTGGTCTCTGCCTCATCTCCTTCTTGCACTTCCTGAAGGCCCTTTCCTATGTCACCTTCCCCCGGGACTTGGCTTCACTTAGCCCCAACCTCGTCTCCAGCTTCTTCTGGAACAATGCCCCCGTCACGCCACAGGTTAGCCCTGAGCCGGGGGGCGCAGAGTTCCTCCGCACACCCCTGTACTCCCACTCTCCCTTGCTCCAGCCCCTGCCACCCAGCAGAGCCAGCGAAGAGCTGCACAAAGTCGAGTTTGTGCTGCCGGAAGACACGACGGAGTATTTTGTCCGAACCAAAGCCGGTGGTGTCTGCTTTAAACCAGGTACCAAGGTGTTGGAGAAGCCACCAGCGGGAGGGCGGCCGGAGGAGCGTGTGGATGGTGTGGCCTCGGGGCGGCCCGCTCGCAAGCCGCTGAGCGCCGGTGGGACCAAGCGGCGCAAGTGGGTGGAGTGTGTATGCTTGCCGGGCTGGCACGGCCCCAGCTGCGGTGTTCCCACTGTGGTCCAGTACTCCAACCTGCCCACCAAGGACCGCCTCGTGCCACGGGAGATTCCCCGGCGGGTCATCAACGCTATCAACATCAACCATGAGTTTGACCTGCTGGATGTCCGCTTCCACGAGCTGGGAGATGTGGTGGACGTCTTTGTGGTGTGCGAGTCAAACTTCACGGCCTACGGAGAGCCACGGCCCCTCAAGTTCCGTGAGATGCTCCTCAATGGCTCCTATGAGTACATCCGCCACAAAGTGCTCTATGTCTTCCTGGACCACTTCCCTGCTGGTGGGCGCCAGGATGGCTGGATCGCTGACGATTACCTGCGCACCTTCCTCACCCGAGATGGTGTCTCTCGCCTCCGCAACCTGCGCCCGGATGACGTCTTCATCATCGATGATGCTGATGAGATCCCAGCTCGTGACGGCGTGCTCTTCCTCAAGCTCTATGATGGCTGGACGGAACCCTTCGCCTTTCACATGCGCAAGTCTCTCTATGGCTTCTTCTGGAAGCAACCGGGCACCTTGGAGGTGGTCTCAGGCTGCACTATGGGGATGCTCCAGGCTGTCTATGCTACCGATGGCATCCGTCTGCGGCGCCGTGAATACTACACCATGCCTGGCTTCCGGCAGTACGAGAACAGCACGGGACACATCCTGGTGCAGTGGTCGCTGGGCAGCCCCCTCCACTTTGCTGGCTGGCACTGCTCCTGGTGTTTCACCCCAGAGGGGATCTACTTCAAACTGGTGTCGGCCCAGAATGGGGACTTTCCCCGTTGGGGTGACTACGAGGATAAACGAGACCTCAATTATATCCGGGAGCTGATCCGGACTGGTGGCTGGTTCGATGGTACGACGCAGGAATATCCCCCTGCTGACCCCAAGGAGCACATGTATGCTCCCAAGTATCTGCTCAAGAACTACCAGCAGTTCCACTACTTGCTGGAGAACCCGTACCGAAAAGCGGAGGGTGCTGGTTGA